A genomic segment from Spongiibacter sp. IMCC21906 encodes:
- a CDS encoding FMN-binding glutamate synthase family protein, with protein sequence MDAGIMDTLQNIASAFIEYSALMLLVVLGFGIAYIIYLYICDITQTEHAVRRNYPVIGRFRYLFEHLGEFFRQYFFAMDREELPFNRSQRSWVYRAAKNLDNTIAFGSTRPLNQSNEMLFMNCLFPTLTQDVVPTHAVTIGQDYAKHPYTSSAIFHISGMSYGAISKPAIRALTKGAKEAGIWVNTGEGGLSPYHLEGGCDLVFQIGTAKYGVRNSEGHLSDDKLRDIASHEQVRMFEVKLSQGAKPGKGGILPGGKVTAEVANIRGIPEGKDSISPNGHTDVHCIDDLLDMIHHIRHVTGKPVGFKVVIGFSEWLDEMLEAIHRRGPNYAPDFITIDSADGGTGAAPQGLMDYVGLPIRRSLPLVVDKLNEYNLRERIKVIASGKMINPAEAAWALCVGADFIVSARGFMFALGCIQAMQCNKNTCPTGVTTHNPELQRGLVPADKAKRVKYYALNLMHEVGVIAHSCGVKEARSLQRKHVYLIDERGVPEPLTDRYPDTTPKPEYLIASTADKAS encoded by the coding sequence ATGGACGCCGGGATAATGGATACGCTACAGAATATTGCCAGCGCCTTTATTGAATACAGCGCACTCATGCTACTGGTGGTATTGGGTTTTGGTATTGCTTATATCATTTATTTATACATTTGCGACATCACCCAAACCGAACATGCCGTGCGACGCAACTATCCCGTTATCGGCCGCTTTCGCTATCTCTTTGAACATCTTGGTGAGTTTTTTCGGCAATACTTTTTTGCCATGGATAGAGAGGAGCTGCCCTTTAACCGCTCCCAGCGTTCTTGGGTCTACCGCGCCGCTAAAAATCTAGACAACACCATTGCCTTTGGCTCTACCCGGCCACTAAACCAAAGCAATGAAATGCTGTTTATGAACTGCCTATTCCCCACCTTAACCCAAGATGTAGTGCCCACCCACGCGGTCACCATCGGCCAGGACTACGCCAAACACCCTTACACCAGCTCTGCCATTTTTCATATTTCTGGCATGAGCTACGGCGCTATTTCCAAGCCCGCCATTCGCGCACTGACCAAGGGTGCCAAAGAAGCAGGAATCTGGGTTAATACTGGCGAAGGGGGTTTGTCGCCCTATCACCTCGAAGGCGGCTGTGACCTTGTTTTTCAAATTGGCACCGCTAAATACGGCGTCAGAAACAGCGAAGGCCACCTCAGCGATGACAAACTCCGGGATATTGCCAGCCATGAGCAAGTCCGTATGTTTGAAGTCAAACTCAGCCAAGGTGCCAAGCCCGGTAAAGGTGGTATTTTACCCGGCGGTAAAGTCACCGCTGAAGTTGCCAACATTCGCGGCATTCCCGAGGGCAAAGACTCTATCAGCCCAAACGGCCACACCGACGTACACTGCATAGACGATTTGCTGGACATGATTCATCACATCCGCCATGTCACCGGCAAACCCGTGGGTTTTAAAGTGGTGATAGGCTTTTCAGAATGGCTGGATGAAATGCTGGAAGCCATTCACAGACGCGGCCCTAATTACGCCCCCGACTTTATTACCATCGACAGCGCCGACGGCGGCACTGGCGCAGCCCCCCAAGGACTCATGGATTACGTCGGCCTGCCCATTCGCCGCAGCCTGCCGCTGGTGGTGGACAAGCTCAATGAATACAACCTGCGGGAGCGCATTAAAGTTATTGCCTCAGGCAAAATGATCAACCCCGCAGAAGCCGCCTGGGCTCTGTGCGTGGGCGCCGATTTTATCGTCAGCGCCCGGGGCTTTATGTTTGCATTGGGCTGTATTCAAGCGATGCAGTGTAATAAAAACACCTGCCCCACTGGGGTCACCACCCACAACCCCGAACTCCAACGGGGCCTGGTGCCCGCCGACAAGGCAAAACGGGTGAAGTACTACGCCCTCAATCTGATGCACGAAGTCGGCGTTATTGCCCACTCCTGCGGCGTAAAAGAAGCGCGTTCATTGCAACGTAAACATGTCTATCTTATCGACGAACGAGGCGTGCCCGAGCCCCTCACCGACCGGTATCCAGACACCACCCCCAAGCCGGAATACCTCATTGCCAGTACGGCGGATAAGGCCAGTTAA
- the lnt gene encoding apolipoprotein N-acyltransferase has product MLNTLANRLGPLLCSAIAGALLPLSLAPFNLWWMGIVSLAALAFLLSSATPKQGWLLGWAHGSGNFLVGVSWIYIAIHDFGYHPVILSAIMTAAFCIAMGLITGLAGYVYCRWIRDGRAGRVLGFAACWVLFEWLRSWLFTGFPWLLAGYSQLHTPLSAWAPVAGVFALSFWVALSGAAFALLVQAPRKGLPALLASLLFAGLALSLQTIEWTQAADKAPLRIGALQSNIPQDKKWKDEEYWATLDYYDVASRELWSTTDLVIWPEAAIPSLYHHALPYFDYIREQANAGGSALISGVPTRNGDDIYNSVLVISGGEGIYNKQRLVPFGEYVPLREFMGSLISLFDLPLSSFSRGGDDQALLQVKNWKLAASICYEIVYPDLIAKSANGADVLFTISNDGWFGDSIGPDQHMQMAQMRALENGRELIRVTSTGITGLIDHHGNLTKRIASFEQATLTGVVHAREGQTPFTRYGSTPILLLCGLLAGIAIMTRQRAAFTPGT; this is encoded by the coding sequence GTGCTAAACACTTTGGCGAATCGACTCGGCCCACTCCTGTGCAGCGCCATTGCTGGCGCCCTACTTCCCCTCTCTCTTGCCCCATTTAATTTATGGTGGATGGGGATTGTCTCGCTGGCAGCACTGGCATTTCTGCTTTCCAGCGCCACCCCCAAACAAGGCTGGCTGCTGGGCTGGGCTCACGGCAGCGGCAATTTTCTAGTCGGTGTGTCGTGGATTTATATCGCCATTCACGATTTTGGTTATCACCCCGTTATTCTCTCGGCAATCATGACCGCGGCGTTCTGCATTGCCATGGGGCTGATCACTGGTTTAGCGGGGTACGTCTACTGCCGCTGGATTCGCGACGGTCGCGCTGGCCGGGTATTGGGGTTTGCCGCGTGCTGGGTGCTGTTTGAATGGCTACGCAGCTGGCTATTTACCGGATTCCCTTGGTTGTTAGCCGGGTACTCACAACTCCACACTCCCCTTAGCGCTTGGGCACCGGTGGCAGGGGTCTTTGCCTTAAGTTTTTGGGTTGCTCTCAGTGGCGCCGCCTTCGCGCTGCTAGTACAGGCGCCGCGCAAAGGCCTGCCCGCCTTGCTCGCCAGCCTGCTGTTCGCCGGTCTCGCCTTATCACTACAAACAATAGAATGGACCCAGGCCGCAGACAAAGCGCCATTGCGTATTGGCGCCCTGCAATCCAACATTCCCCAAGACAAAAAATGGAAGGACGAAGAGTACTGGGCCACCCTGGATTACTACGATGTGGCCTCTCGAGAGCTATGGTCAACCACAGATTTAGTGATTTGGCCCGAAGCCGCCATTCCATCGCTTTACCACCATGCCCTGCCTTATTTTGACTATATTCGCGAACAAGCAAATGCAGGTGGCAGTGCGTTAATCAGCGGTGTCCCCACTCGCAATGGTGATGATATTTATAACTCGGTGCTGGTAATTTCTGGCGGCGAAGGTATCTACAACAAACAGCGGCTGGTGCCCTTTGGCGAGTATGTGCCACTGCGAGAATTTATGGGCAGCTTGATCAGCCTATTTGATCTCCCCCTCTCCAGCTTCAGCCGCGGCGGTGACGATCAAGCACTGCTGCAGGTTAAAAATTGGAAGCTGGCAGCCTCCATCTGCTATGAAATTGTCTACCCCGATTTGATCGCCAAAAGTGCCAACGGCGCCGATGTTTTATTTACCATTAGTAACGATGGCTGGTTTGGCGATTCCATCGGCCCAGACCAGCATATGCAAATGGCGCAAATGCGGGCGCTGGAAAATGGCCGCGAACTGATTCGCGTCACCAGCACGGGTATTACCGGCCTGATCGATCATCACGGCAACCTCACCAAGCGCATAGCCAGCTTTGAGCAGGCCACCTTAACGGGAGTAGTTCATGCGCGAGAAGGCCAAACTCCATTTACTCGCTACGGCTCAACCCCAATTTTATTACTCTGCGGATTATTAGCTGGCATTGCCATCATGACCCGGCAGCGCGCTGCATTTACACCCGGCACCTAA
- a CDS encoding HlyC/CorC family transporter, protein MSEDRSSNDPSEKSWIEKIAHAFSSEPKTREDLMDMLAVAKQNEVIDDDAVSIVEGAMHISDMQAREIMIPRPQMVVVKLNQPLDELLPIIVETGHSRYPVIGDTLDDVHGILLSKDLLPVLWQKGNGEEIDLSQIIRPATLVPESKRLNVLLRDFREKRNHMAVVIDEYGGAAGLITIEDILEQIVGDIEDEYDEDDDLPIRKISDNDFVVQALTPIEDFNDYFDAQLSDEEFDTIGGLLLKAFGHLPSRNETTQLDDFEFKVVNADNRQIHLLRMRHNKRDIN, encoded by the coding sequence ATGAGTGAAGATCGATCTAGCAACGATCCAAGTGAAAAGTCTTGGATCGAAAAAATCGCCCATGCTTTTTCATCTGAACCCAAAACCCGCGAAGACCTGATGGACATGCTGGCCGTGGCCAAGCAGAACGAGGTCATCGATGACGATGCAGTCAGCATTGTTGAGGGCGCCATGCATATCAGTGATATGCAGGCCAGGGAAATCATGATTCCTCGCCCACAAATGGTGGTGGTAAAGCTCAACCAACCCTTGGACGAGTTGCTGCCCATCATTGTTGAAACGGGCCATTCTCGCTATCCGGTCATCGGCGACACCCTGGATGACGTTCACGGCATTCTGCTCTCTAAAGACTTGTTGCCAGTGCTGTGGCAAAAAGGCAATGGTGAAGAAATTGACCTCAGCCAAATCATCCGTCCCGCAACCTTGGTTCCCGAGAGTAAACGCCTTAATGTGCTACTGCGTGACTTTCGGGAAAAGCGTAACCATATGGCAGTGGTTATTGATGAGTACGGCGGCGCCGCAGGCCTCATCACCATAGAAGATATTCTGGAGCAGATCGTCGGCGACATTGAAGACGAATATGACGAAGACGACGACCTACCCATTCGCAAGATTTCTGACAATGACTTTGTTGTTCAAGCCCTCACACCCATAGAGGACTTTAACGACTACTTTGATGCACAACTTAGCGACGAAGAATTTGATACCATCGGTGGACTGTTACTCAAAGCCTTTGGCCATCTCCCCTCCCGCAATGAAACCACCCAGCTTGACGATTTCGAGTTCAAAGTCGTCAACGCCGATAATCGGCAAATTCACCTATTGCGTATGCGCCACAATAAGCGCGACATTAACTAG
- a CDS encoding PhoH family protein has translation MTAQTQATQRILTLEPNDSQLLADLCGQLDENLKLIEKRLDVRIAARANTFQINGDDEAVNDAVQLIRQLYNECQSGARLNLEAVHLHLQKAGLEQMSGVAENSSDYQVIHTKKGSIKPRGGNQQRYVQAIRECDINFGIGPAGTGKTYLAVACAVEALISNGVQRILLVRPAVEAGEKLGFLPGDLAQKIDPYLRPLYDALYEMIGVETVTKLIERNVIEIAPLAYMRGRTLNDSYIILDEAQNTTREQMKMFLTRIGFGSTAVITGDATQIDLPKGTPSGLLHVMHVLKDIDGISMNHFESRDVVRHPLVQRIVEAYAAFDEQTQRH, from the coding sequence TTGACTGCTCAAACCCAAGCCACACAACGCATTTTGACTTTAGAGCCCAACGACAGCCAACTGCTGGCGGACCTTTGTGGACAACTTGACGAAAACCTCAAGCTGATCGAAAAGCGCCTCGATGTGCGCATTGCGGCAAGGGCCAACACCTTTCAAATTAATGGCGATGACGAAGCAGTTAACGATGCCGTCCAACTCATCCGGCAGCTCTATAATGAATGTCAGTCTGGCGCACGGCTCAATCTTGAAGCCGTACACCTTCATCTGCAGAAGGCGGGACTGGAGCAAATGAGTGGTGTTGCAGAAAATAGCAGCGACTACCAAGTCATTCATACCAAAAAAGGCAGCATCAAGCCCCGTGGTGGCAACCAACAGCGCTACGTGCAGGCCATTCGCGAATGTGACATTAACTTTGGCATTGGCCCTGCGGGTACCGGCAAAACCTATTTGGCTGTTGCCTGTGCCGTTGAGGCCCTTATCAGCAACGGTGTGCAGCGTATCTTGCTGGTTCGCCCCGCTGTCGAGGCCGGTGAAAAGCTGGGCTTTTTACCTGGCGATTTGGCCCAGAAGATCGACCCCTATTTACGGCCACTCTACGACGCCCTTTACGAAATGATTGGCGTAGAAACCGTCACCAAGCTGATTGAGCGCAATGTAATCGAAATTGCGCCGCTGGCGTATATGCGTGGTCGCACACTTAACGACTCCTACATCATTTTGGACGAAGCCCAGAACACAACCCGGGAGCAAATGAAAATGTTTCTCACCCGGATCGGCTTTGGCTCTACCGCCGTCATTACTGGCGATGCCACCCAAATCGACCTGCCCAAAGGTACACCATCGGGCCTATTACATGTGATGCACGTTTTAAAAGACATCGACGGTATCAGCATGAATCATTTTGAATCCCGGGATGTGGTACGTCATCCATTGGTGCAACGTATCGTAGAAGCTTATGCGGCCTTTGATGAACAAACACAGCGCCACTGA
- a CDS encoding aminotransferase class I/II-fold pyridoxal phosphate-dependent enzyme, whose protein sequence is MELTQASNEQLREWETALAEEYQQYQASGLNLDLTRGKPSAQQLSLSDEISDILGGDLSNEANTDLRNYGGLDGILECKELFAPVLDVNIDEILIGGNSSLTLMYFAVMFAQQQGFGELGQSWASENTSTKFLCPVPGYDRHFSVCEHLGIEMIPVTLNDDGPDMDEVEALLKQDSSIKGIWCVPRFSNPTGTVYSNAVVERIAQLGKIAGDNFRVFWDNAYAVHSLSDDAPEVASLMACCRTHGTEDSVYLFGSTSKITYAGAGVAFMGMSKANLKAFTKHLGMTQIGPDKINQLRHVKLLKDAAGIKNHMRKHADVLKPRFDIVLKHLREGLGGTDMAEWTEPEGGYFISLNTLPGLAQEVVKLAAEAGVKLTPAGATFPYGNDPENRNIRIAPSVPTEEEIERAMQVFVNCVKLASVRQRLA, encoded by the coding sequence TTGGAACTTACACAAGCGTCAAATGAACAACTCCGCGAATGGGAAACCGCGCTGGCAGAAGAGTATCAACAGTACCAAGCGTCAGGCCTCAATCTAGACCTGACCCGCGGCAAACCCAGCGCCCAGCAACTGTCATTGTCCGATGAAATAAGCGATATTCTCGGCGGCGACCTGAGCAATGAGGCCAATACCGACCTGCGCAACTACGGCGGCCTGGACGGCATACTGGAGTGCAAAGAACTCTTCGCGCCGGTGCTGGACGTCAATATTGATGAAATTTTAATCGGTGGCAACAGCAGCCTGACCCTGATGTATTTTGCCGTGATGTTTGCTCAGCAACAGGGTTTTGGCGAACTAGGCCAATCCTGGGCCAGCGAAAATACAAGCACCAAATTTCTTTGTCCCGTGCCCGGCTACGATCGTCATTTCAGTGTGTGCGAACACCTCGGCATCGAGATGATCCCCGTTACCTTAAATGATGACGGCCCAGACATGGATGAAGTAGAAGCACTGCTGAAGCAAGACAGTAGCATTAAAGGCATTTGGTGTGTGCCTCGCTTCAGCAACCCCACTGGCACCGTATACAGCAATGCCGTCGTTGAGCGCATTGCGCAACTTGGCAAGATCGCGGGGGATAACTTCCGGGTTTTTTGGGACAACGCCTACGCGGTACACAGCCTCAGCGACGACGCACCAGAGGTGGCGAGCTTAATGGCCTGCTGCCGCACACACGGCACCGAAGACAGCGTTTACCTGTTTGGCTCCACCTCAAAAATCACCTACGCCGGTGCCGGCGTCGCGTTTATGGGCATGTCTAAAGCCAACCTGAAGGCATTTACCAAGCACTTGGGCATGACCCAAATCGGCCCGGATAAAATCAATCAGCTTCGCCACGTCAAACTGCTCAAAGATGCGGCTGGCATCAAAAACCATATGCGCAAACACGCCGACGTGCTCAAGCCCCGTTTTGACATTGTCTTAAAGCACCTGCGCGAAGGTCTGGGCGGCACCGACATGGCGGAATGGACCGAGCCAGAGGGAGGCTATTTTATCTCCCTCAATACGCTGCCCGGCTTAGCCCAGGAAGTGGTCAAACTAGCAGCAGAGGCTGGCGTTAAGCTCACTCCCGCGGGTGCAACCTTTCCCTACGGTAACGATCCAGAAAATCGTAACATCCGTATTGCGCCCAGCGTCCCCACAGAAGAAGAAATTGAACGCGCTATGCAGGTTTTTGTAAATTGCGTGAAATTAGCGTCAGTGCGGCAGAGATTAGCGTAA
- the ybeY gene encoding rRNA maturation RNase YbeY, whose translation MNKHSATELELDLQVACDNQHLPSAAHFREWVLTALPAGRQDAELTIRLVDEAESAELNAQYRGKNGPTNVLSFPADLPAELNLPLLGDLLICKQVVEREAIQQTKALLDHWAHIVIHGTLHLLGYDHINDDDAEVMEGLEIKLLQQLHISNPYTPQCEDSTQNHE comes from the coding sequence ATGAACAAACACAGCGCCACTGAGCTAGAGCTGGACCTGCAGGTTGCCTGTGACAACCAGCACCTTCCCAGCGCCGCCCATTTTCGTGAGTGGGTGCTTACCGCCCTGCCCGCAGGGCGCCAGGATGCCGAGCTGACTATTCGTTTAGTAGACGAGGCTGAAAGCGCCGAACTAAACGCGCAATACCGAGGCAAGAACGGTCCAACCAATGTGCTGTCGTTTCCCGCAGACTTGCCAGCAGAACTGAATTTACCCTTATTGGGCGATCTACTTATCTGCAAACAAGTTGTTGAACGCGAGGCCATTCAGCAAACCAAAGCGCTGCTAGACCACTGGGCGCATATAGTAATTCACGGTACACTGCATTTGCTCGGCTACGACCACATAAATGACGACGATGCCGAGGTGATGGAAGGCTTGGAAATCAAGCTGCTCCAACAATTACATATTTCAAATCCCTATACCCCACAATGTGAGGACAGCACCCAAAACCATGAGTGA
- the miaB gene encoding tRNA (N6-isopentenyl adenosine(37)-C2)-methylthiotransferase MiaB, producing MTDKPKKLYIKTHGCQMNEYDSSRIQDLLGISHGLIPTDNPEDADVLLLNTCSIREKAQEKVFHQLGRWRKLKEKNPNLQIGVGGCVASQEGADIGKRAPYVDVIFGPQTLHRVPDMLNSKKVDGPIVVDVTFPEIEKFDSLPEPSVEGPSAFVSIMEGCSKYCTFCVVPYTRGEEVSRPFDDVIAEVAQLADKGVREVNLLGQNVNAYRGENFEGDIVDFAELLGVVAQVPGIDRIRYTTSHPVEFSDALIDAYAHIPELVDHLHLPVQSGSDRILTAMKRGHNNAEYRDKIARLREVRPNISLSSDFIIGFPGETDQDFEDTMTLITDIGFDHSFSFIYSARPGTPAAQLDDDTAEEVKKERLKRLQLQILNQAAQIGRKMVGTKQRILVTGVSKKDPGELQGRTENNRVVNFRCDNHDLIGEFAEVYIEEAFANSLRGQLC from the coding sequence ATGACAGATAAACCCAAAAAACTCTATATCAAGACCCACGGCTGCCAGATGAATGAATACGACTCTTCTCGTATTCAAGATTTGCTGGGGATCAGTCACGGCTTAATACCCACAGACAACCCTGAAGATGCCGATGTCTTGCTGCTAAACACCTGCTCTATCAGGGAAAAAGCTCAAGAAAAGGTCTTCCACCAACTGGGTCGCTGGCGCAAACTGAAAGAAAAAAATCCCAACCTGCAAATTGGTGTTGGCGGCTGTGTCGCCAGCCAGGAAGGGGCAGACATTGGCAAGCGGGCACCTTATGTGGACGTCATTTTTGGTCCGCAAACCCTGCATCGCGTGCCAGACATGCTAAACAGCAAAAAAGTCGACGGCCCAATTGTGGTGGACGTGACCTTTCCGGAGATCGAAAAATTCGATTCCCTCCCCGAGCCCAGCGTGGAAGGTCCCAGTGCGTTTGTCTCCATCATGGAAGGCTGCTCAAAATACTGTACTTTCTGCGTGGTCCCCTATACCCGAGGCGAAGAAGTCAGCCGCCCCTTTGACGACGTCATTGCCGAAGTTGCCCAGCTCGCCGACAAAGGTGTCCGCGAAGTTAATTTGCTGGGCCAGAATGTCAATGCCTATCGCGGCGAAAACTTTGAAGGCGACATTGTCGATTTTGCCGAGTTACTGGGCGTGGTTGCCCAAGTACCGGGAATTGACCGCATTCGCTACACTACCTCCCACCCCGTTGAATTCAGCGATGCCTTGATAGATGCCTACGCCCACATTCCCGAGCTGGTCGACCATCTTCACTTGCCCGTACAAAGCGGCAGCGATCGCATTTTAACCGCCATGAAGCGCGGCCATAACAATGCCGAGTATCGCGACAAAATTGCTAGACTGAGAGAAGTCCGTCCCAATATCAGCTTATCGTCAGACTTTATCATCGGCTTCCCCGGCGAAACCGATCAAGACTTTGAAGACACCATGACGCTCATCACCGATATTGGTTTTGATCATTCCTTCAGTTTTATTTACAGCGCCCGCCCCGGCACCCCGGCGGCACAGCTGGATGACGACACCGCTGAAGAGGTCAAAAAAGAGCGACTGAAACGACTGCAACTCCAAATTCTCAACCAGGCTGCCCAAATCGGCCGCAAAATGGTGGGAACTAAGCAGCGGATCTTGGTGACCGGCGTCTCCAAAAAAGATCCCGGCGAGCTGCAAGGCCGCACCGAAAATAATCGGGTAGTGAACTTCCGCTGCGACAACCATGACCTTATTGGCGAGTTTGCAGAGGTTTACATTGAAGAAGCCTTTGCCAACTCCCTGCGCGGTCAGCTGTGCTAA
- a CDS encoding DUF1820 family protein, translated as MNTVKSPIYKVIFHNNNKLYELYARAIYQSDMYGFIEVEEFVFGEATQLVVNPGEEKLKNEFNGVTRSYIPMHSIVRIDEVEKEGTGKILETEGGSNVRSFPLPGGRPVNRGPEGE; from the coding sequence ATGAATACCGTTAAATCCCCCATCTACAAGGTGATTTTCCATAACAACAACAAGTTATATGAGTTGTACGCCCGGGCAATTTACCAGAGCGATATGTACGGCTTTATCGAAGTTGAAGAATTTGTGTTTGGCGAAGCGACACAGCTGGTGGTTAACCCTGGCGAAGAAAAGCTAAAGAACGAATTTAACGGGGTCACCCGCAGTTATATTCCTATGCATTCCATTGTGCGCATCGACGAAGTCGAGAAAGAGGGCACGGGCAAGATCCTGGAAACTGAAGGTGGCAGTAATGTGCGTAGTTTCCCTCTCCCCGGTGGTCGACCCGTTAATCGGGGGCCGGAGGGGGAATAA